A region of Pleionea litopenaei DNA encodes the following proteins:
- a CDS encoding LamG domain-containing protein, whose protein sequence is MMTTIMTNSTKQRLKKPTVKMMVVPVLFSVLAACTGGGPENAPVNQNQGNNGGNNYSGPPPQTDDVQRFQTYFWSNVLDKCGDCHNEGGQSPTFARQDDVNLAYAEANTVADLGSPADSRLVAKVLSGHNCWLSSNQACADTMTSYITNWAGNSGNASTEIELSDPPTLSDPGATKNFPEDPTLFQTYVYPLLTQYCSDCHKESATTPISPFFASDDINSAYAAAQSRINLDTPADSRFVTRLRSEFHNCWDVCEYDDPNLVSDSDEMEAAIAQFSDAIPVSQLDPDTVSSKAMTLYNGILASSGGRHEVDAIATWQFKAGQNNTAFDTSGVEPALELTLNGEFEWVGGWGINLKGGSARASTANSKKLHDLIKATNEYTIEGWFAPANVTQEGPARIVSYSGGETTRNFMLGQTLYNYDFLNRSTNSDANGEPGLSTADADERLQATLQHVAITYDPVNGRRIYVNGEYTGDVDGVEPGTLNDWDDTYILVLGSETNNDFKWQGVIKFLSIHNRALTAEQVSQNFNAGVGERFYLLFNISQIINPTDEANGTNEARAYIVFEAAQWDSYSYLFNAPFFISLNPDFTPQAIPLKGMSLGINGKESPVGQAYRNLDLTLDGANYDPDAGQVVSTLGTVIGLEQGPSVDEFFLTFEQLGDKTNVRVDADPSPVPTPPDASPVASEIGVRTFEEVYATLAQMTGVSMNHPKVQATYLKVKQQLPTSEGIESFLSSHQMGVTQLSIEYCSALMDDTTLRAQTFPGFNFGGSVTAAFDATGRSALIDPLLVRVMGTGLASQPADNDVSTELNNLIDTLTACGNSCEAGRTVKVAKSVCAAASGSAVMLVQ, encoded by the coding sequence ATGATGACGACAATAATGACGAATTCCACTAAGCAACGGTTGAAGAAGCCGACTGTAAAGATGATGGTCGTTCCAGTCCTTTTCTCGGTACTGGCGGCTTGTACTGGCGGTGGTCCAGAAAATGCTCCGGTGAATCAGAATCAAGGCAATAATGGCGGGAATAACTATTCCGGTCCTCCGCCTCAAACGGATGACGTACAACGTTTTCAAACTTATTTCTGGAGTAACGTACTTGATAAATGCGGTGATTGTCATAACGAAGGTGGACAATCCCCGACGTTTGCACGGCAAGACGATGTTAATCTCGCTTACGCAGAAGCAAACACCGTTGCTGATTTAGGCTCTCCCGCAGACTCTCGCTTGGTCGCTAAAGTATTAAGCGGTCACAACTGTTGGCTATCGAGCAATCAAGCATGTGCTGACACCATGACCTCCTACATTACTAACTGGGCTGGAAACAGCGGAAATGCTTCAACAGAGATTGAGCTTTCCGATCCTCCTACTCTTTCTGATCCAGGAGCGACGAAAAACTTCCCTGAAGACCCAACACTGTTCCAAACTTATGTTTATCCTTTGTTGACTCAGTATTGTTCCGATTGTCACAAAGAGTCGGCGACTACGCCAATTTCTCCATTCTTTGCCAGTGACGACATCAATTCAGCTTATGCGGCGGCTCAAAGTCGTATCAACCTAGACACGCCGGCTGACTCACGATTTGTAACGCGATTACGCTCTGAGTTCCATAACTGCTGGGATGTCTGTGAATATGACGACCCTAACTTAGTGTCTGACAGTGATGAAATGGAAGCGGCGATTGCTCAGTTCTCTGATGCAATTCCGGTATCTCAGCTCGATCCTGATACGGTGTCATCGAAAGCGATGACTTTATACAATGGGATTCTTGCAAGCTCTGGTGGTCGACATGAAGTCGATGCCATCGCGACTTGGCAGTTCAAAGCGGGACAAAACAATACTGCTTTTGACACCAGCGGTGTAGAACCTGCTTTAGAACTTACCCTCAACGGTGAGTTTGAGTGGGTCGGCGGTTGGGGTATTAACCTCAAAGGCGGCAGCGCTCGTGCCAGCACAGCGAATAGCAAAAAACTTCATGACTTAATTAAGGCAACCAACGAATACACCATTGAAGGATGGTTTGCACCCGCCAATGTCACTCAAGAAGGCCCTGCTCGCATCGTGTCTTACTCGGGCGGAGAAACCACTCGTAACTTTATGCTTGGACAAACCTTGTATAACTACGATTTCTTAAATCGTAGTACCAACAGCGACGCGAATGGTGAACCAGGCTTATCAACAGCCGATGCTGACGAACGCTTGCAAGCAACGCTGCAACACGTTGCCATCACTTACGATCCGGTCAATGGTCGACGAATCTACGTGAACGGCGAATACACTGGCGATGTTGATGGTGTTGAACCCGGAACGTTAAACGATTGGGATGACACCTACATTCTGGTCTTGGGTTCAGAAACCAACAATGATTTTAAATGGCAAGGTGTTATTAAGTTTTTAAGTATCCACAACCGTGCGTTAACGGCTGAGCAAGTCTCACAAAACTTCAATGCTGGCGTTGGTGAACGCTTTTACTTGCTGTTTAACATTTCGCAAATCATCAATCCAACCGATGAAGCCAATGGAACCAATGAGGCGCGCGCTTATATCGTCTTTGAAGCGGCTCAATGGGACAGCTACAGCTATCTATTCAACGCTCCGTTCTTCATTTCATTAAACCCAGACTTCACCCCTCAAGCGATTCCGCTAAAAGGCATGAGCCTTGGGATTAACGGAAAAGAGTCTCCGGTTGGACAAGCTTACCGAAACCTAGACTTGACGCTAGACGGCGCAAACTATGATCCCGATGCGGGACAAGTCGTCTCGACTCTTGGTACGGTTATTGGTTTAGAACAAGGTCCGTCGGTTGATGAGTTCTTCTTAACGTTCGAACAACTGGGTGACAAAACTAACGTTCGAGTTGATGCAGACCCATCACCCGTTCCAACACCGCCAGACGCATCACCGGTTGCTTCTGAAATCGGTGTTCGAACCTTCGAAGAAGTCTATGCCACGCTTGCGCAAATGACCGGAGTTAGCATGAACCATCCGAAAGTTCAGGCAACTTACTTAAAAGTGAAGCAACAATTGCCAACAAGCGAAGGCATTGAAAGCTTCTTATCTTCGCATCAAATGGGCGTAACGCAATTAAGCATCGAATATTGCTCAGCTCTGATGGATGACACAACGCTTCGAGCTCAGACTTTCCCAGGGTTCAATTTCGGGGGTTCAGTGACTGCAGCGTTTGATGCGACTGGTCGCAGCGCCTTAATTGACCCATTGCTTGTTCGAGTCATGGGCACAGGCTTAGCGTCACAACCTGCTGACAATGATGTCAGTACGGAGCTAAATAATTTAATCGATACACTAACCGCTTGTGGAAACAGCTGTGAAGCAGGTCGTACTGTTAAGGTTGCTAAGTCGGTCTGTGCCGCTGCCTCTGGTAGCGCGGTCATGTTGGTACAATAG